One stretch of Flavobacterium sp. 9 DNA includes these proteins:
- a CDS encoding glycosyltransferase family 2 protein, which yields MSELVSIIIPTYNTEKFIGLTLQSVQNQSYQDWEAILVDDASTDKTVEIIKDFAEKDKRIKLFQLAKNSGNGVARNIALEKATGKYIAYLDADDLWFPSKLEKQIQFLKANDLPFTFSFYDCIDEEGNNLNRRVEAPLNLTYNQLFFCNYVGNLTAIYDSDYFRKIVIEATQKRQDWRLWLTIIKQIKETKPVPEPLAYYRIRKDSISSSKFKLIKHNFGVYRNFHGFNFVFSVLLMFRFLFTQLIIKPKYIKKG from the coding sequence ATGAGCGAATTAGTATCTATTATAATCCCAACATATAATACTGAAAAGTTCATTGGGTTGACTTTACAATCAGTTCAAAATCAAAGTTATCAAGACTGGGAAGCAATCTTAGTTGATGACGCATCTACAGATAAAACAGTAGAAATCATAAAAGATTTTGCTGAAAAAGATAAGCGGATAAAACTCTTTCAACTCGCTAAAAATTCTGGAAACGGAGTTGCCCGAAATATTGCTTTAGAAAAAGCAACCGGAAAATATATTGCTTATTTAGACGCTGATGATTTATGGTTTCCGTCTAAATTAGAAAAGCAGATTCAGTTTTTAAAAGCAAACGATTTGCCTTTTACGTTTAGTTTTTATGATTGTATAGATGAAGAAGGAAACAATCTTAACAGACGAGTTGAAGCTCCATTAAATCTAACTTACAATCAATTGTTTTTTTGCAATTATGTAGGTAATTTAACCGCGATCTATGATTCTGATTACTTCAGAAAAATTGTAATTGAAGCGACACAAAAAAGACAAGATTGGAGATTGTGGCTTACTATTATTAAACAAATCAAAGAAACAAAACCAGTTCCTGAGCCTTTGGCATATTATAGAATAAGAAAAGATTCTATTTCGTCTTCTAAATTCAAATTGATAAAACACAATTTTGGTGTTTACAGAAATTTTCACGGATTTAATTTTGTGTTTTCTGTTTTATTAATGTTCCGATTTTTATTCACTCAATTGATTATTAAACCAAAATATATAAAGAAAGGATAG
- a CDS encoding ORF6N domain-containing protein, giving the protein MDDHSLLSEETISNKIYFIRNQKVMLDRDLALLYGIETKVLKQSVKRNISRFPEDFMFELTKIESDSLRSQIVTLEKGRGKYQKYLPFAFTEHGVLMLSSILKSDKAIQTNILIMRIFTKVRQMLLDTTEIKVDILQIQKKLENHDKNIELVFSYLDELTEKKEDGNNRVKIGYKK; this is encoded by the coding sequence ATGGACGATCATTCTCTGCTTTCTGAAGAAACAATTTCAAACAAAATATATTTTATACGCAATCAAAAAGTAATGCTTGATCGTGATCTCGCTTTACTTTATGGAATAGAAACGAAAGTTCTTAAACAATCTGTAAAAAGAAATATTTCAAGATTTCCCGAAGATTTTATGTTTGAACTTACTAAAATTGAATCCGATTCTCTAAGGTCACAAATTGTGACCTTAGAGAAAGGAAGAGGTAAATATCAAAAATATTTACCTTTTGCTTTTACTGAGCATGGAGTTTTAATGCTATCAAGCATTCTAAAAAGTGATAAAGCAATTCAAACCAATATTCTAATCATGCGTATTTTCACGAAAGTGAGACAAATGCTTTTGGATACAACAGAAATAAAAGTTGATATACTTCAGATTCAAAAGAAGTTAGAGAATCATGATAAAAATATTGAATTGGTCTTTTCTTATTTGGATGAACTAACTGAGAAAAAAGAAGATGGAAATAATAGAGTAAAAATTGGATATAAAAAATAA